A section of the Centroberyx gerrardi isolate f3 chromosome 8, fCenGer3.hap1.cur.20231027, whole genome shotgun sequence genome encodes:
- the LOC139916949 gene encoding nuclear factor 7, ovary-like: MAENTALLESFLSCHVCSETFRDPVSLSCSHSFCSSCLKQLWEQTKNKNCPICKRKSSKDYPDVNFTLKELADSFTGRKKARFSETDKGEEKVEVVCSKHPEEPKWFCKEEQRAVCPVCEFPLHHGHKVVPIEEAVSDLKEQLKSDLKSLQDKRNKYKEVEKTYNKVVQHSKKQLLATERQIRAEFDKLHQFLKEEEEARVAALREEEEQKGKTITREMKIIQEKISSLSDSISAVKEDLQKHNVPFLTSYKPTQTSARAQCSLSDPQLVSGALIDVAKHLGNLSFRVWEKMKGKVKFSPVILDPNTASRWLYLSDDLTSVRYGDTEQLPENPERNIKYPVVLGSEGFSSGKHSWEVEVGDHPEWIVGLAKESIDRKGKRYATPKYGIWCLAHDSGKYTNGLDKTVTVKKSLQRIRVQLDYDRGELSFYDSDDKTHIYTHRDTFTEKLYPYFEIVHAPEAETTDIKVWQAEASL, from the coding sequence ATGGCTGAGAATACTGCTCTTCTTGAAAGTTTCCTGAGTTGCCATGTGTGTTCAGAGACTTTCAGAGATCCTGTGTCTCTGAGCtgcagccacagcttctgtTCCAGCTGCCTGAAACAACTCTGGgaacaaactaaaaacaaaaactgtccCATTTGTAAAAGAAAATCCTCGAAGGATTATCCAGATGTGAACTTTACACTGAAGGAACTAGCTGACTCCTTTACTGGGAGAAAGAAAGCTCGGTTTTCTGAGACggataaaggagaggagaaagtggaggTGGTGTGTAGTAAACATCCAGAAGAGCCTAAATGGTTCTGTaaggaggaacagagagctgtgtgtcctgtctgtgaGTTCCCTCTCCACCACGGTCACAAGGTGGTTCCTATAGAAGAAGCAGTCAGTGACCTGAAGGAGCAGCTGAAATCTGACTTAAAGTCTCTGCAGGACAAGAGGAACAAATACAAAGAGGTTGAGAAGACATACAACAAAGTGGTTCAACACTCCAAGAAACAGCTGTTggccacagagaggcagatcagAGCAGAGTTCGACAAGCTCCACCAGTtcctgaaagaggaagaggaggccagagTGGCGgctctgagggaggaagaggagcagaaggggAAGACTATCACCAGAGAGATGAAGATCATTCAGGAGaagatctcctctctctcagacagtaTCTCTGCTGTTAAAGAAGACCTGCAGAAACACAATGTGCCATTCCTCACCAGTTATAAACCCACTCAGACCAGCGCCAGAGCCCAGTGCTCACTGTCAGATCCACAACTGGTCTCAGGAGCGCTGATAGATgtggccaaacacctgggcaacctgtCCTTCAGAGTCTGGGAGAAGATGAAGGGGAAGGTCAAGTTCAGTCCTGTcattctggacccaaacactgcAAGCCGATGGCTCTATCTGTCTGATgatctgaccagtgtgagatATGGAGACACAGAGCAGCTccctgaaaacccagagagaAACATTAAGTATCCTGTTGTTCTTGGATCTGAGGGCTTCAGCTCAGGGAAACACagctgggaggtggaggtgggagatCATCCTGAGTGGATTGTGGGTTTGGCTAAAGAGTCAATTGACAGGAAGGGGAAGCGATATGCAACACCAAAATATGGAATCTGGTGTTTAGCGCATGACAGTGGAAAATACACTAATGGGCTTGATAAGACCGTCACAGTGAAGAAGAGTCTCCAGAGGATCAGAGTCCAGCTGGACTATGACAGGGGGGAGCTGTCCTTCTACGACTCTGACGACAAGACTCACATCTACACTCACAGAGACACtttcactgagaaactctacccatATTTTGAAATTGTACATGCTCCTGAGGCAGAGACCACTGATATCAAAGTCTGGCAAGCTGAGGCTTCTCTGTGA